One part of the Spiroplasma turonicum genome encodes these proteins:
- a CDS encoding DDE-type integrase/transposase/recombinase — protein sequence MRHYLKRWGFIIKTRVKKRKQEFKNTKVKFLDLVKRNYNPEKDNIIATDVSYIPGLVEGNNYYLSAAISHKTKKIESWCLSQRNNTQLVGDTLNKINKTKFILHSDQVSQYSSYEVRDLVKKMIVEYQLVE from the coding sequence TTGAGACATTATTTAAAAAGATGAGGTTTTATAATTAAAACAAGAGTTAAAAAACGTAAACAAGAATTTAAAAATACTAAAGTTAAGTTTCTTGATTTAGTTAAACGTAATTATAATCCGGAAAAAGACAACATAATAGCGACAGATGTTTCTTATATTCCTGGGCTGGTTGAAGGAAACAATTATTATTTATCTGCAGCCATTAGCCATAAGACTAAAAAAATTGAGTCATGATGTTTATCACAAAGAAATAATACTCAATTAGTTGGAGACACATTAAACAAAATTAATAAAACTAAATTCATATTGCATTCTGATCAAGTATCACAATACTCAAGCTATGAAGTAAGAGATTTAGTAAAAAAAATGATAGTAGAATATCAGTTAGTAGAGTAG
- a CDS encoding AAA family ATPase, with amino-acid sequence MKIKIVKYQNFEENSEFQVDELNLIMGENEVGKSRFLELIKETLNINNIKNLEFNKLEDFSIEYSFDNILILIEKKDNEVKIKFVSKENTILTNSIVEHYERFLENKFLNIFDNIEFEEDDHFFEEAKKIFLNWNDLYKKNLNSLEIVKTILSEKSQSQKYFTLHNFINNVNFNDVLYKKNLIDFKNFLKQTNSWYWTDIYDDSIDYIFENIIYKLIPNISCISNDIYNDFSFNLLDYESITNENLNYIQNKFMEISNISKEDFINLTSKRGEEHDEIKSIIEKKLSDLTMEINEFYKKNVSESLLNNSVFYLGYDSGKYFINIKDNSLKNSSLKHMNEYKSSGYIEFFYIFIILKWISLKDKYNKYIILLDEPGNFLHPTIRFKLIELFEKISSRDRKIIFTSHNLEMFGFNVGTIFKFKISEDNKIQILNHYNTIDWRYTMLEDVMKNLYNHEYDQKFSKNDEILIVEGYTDKIIYSKIIKNGKIKIFAGSGKGNDKNKKLLKYISYMLVYDLKINVLIDNDDDSFNDTINKYQNYFNPDIVNIILLDKNFKDAEYLVKFITDDFKYIDNSSILLELSNCFDKIKKSENREEKVKNKLDFANLFDKNFDEIEKCINQKKLDLFLNTLKNEKHNIS; translated from the coding sequence ATGAAAATAAAAATAGTAAAGTATCAAAATTTTGAGGAAAATTCAGAATTTCAAGTTGATGAATTAAATTTAATAATGGGTGAAAATGAAGTGGGTAAATCAAGATTTCTTGAATTAATAAAGGAAACATTAAATATAAATAATATTAAAAATTTAGAATTTAATAAATTAGAAGACTTTTCTATTGAATATTCGTTTGATAATATTCTAATTTTAATTGAAAAAAAAGATAATGAAGTTAAAATTAAATTTGTTTCAAAAGAAAATACTATTTTAACAAATAGCATTGTAGAACATTATGAAAGATTTTTAGAAAATAAGTTCTTAAATATTTTTGATAATATTGAATTTGAAGAAGATGATCATTTTTTTGAAGAAGCAAAAAAAATTTTTTTAAATTGGAATGATTTATATAAAAAAAATTTGAATTCATTAGAAATTGTTAAAACAATATTATCAGAAAAAAGTCAAAGTCAAAAATATTTCACATTACATAATTTTATTAATAATGTTAATTTTAATGACGTACTTTATAAAAAAAATTTGATAGATTTTAAAAACTTTTTAAAACAAACTAATTCATGATATTGAACTGATATTTATGATGATTCAATAGACTATATATTTGAAAATATTATTTATAAGTTAATACCAAATATTTCATGTATTTCTAATGATATATACAATGATTTTAGTTTTAATTTACTTGATTATGAATCCATTACTAATGAAAATTTAAATTATATTCAAAATAAATTTATGGAAATAAGTAACATAAGTAAAGAAGATTTTATTAATTTAACCTCTAAAAGGGGTGAAGAACATGATGAAATTAAAAGCATTATAGAAAAAAAATTATCAGATTTAACAATGGAAATAAATGAATTTTATAAAAAAAATGTTTCTGAAAGTTTATTAAATAATAGTGTATTTTATTTAGGTTATGATAGTGGTAAATATTTTATAAATATTAAAGACAACTCTTTAAAGAATTCTTCTTTAAAACACATGAATGAATATAAATCATCAGGTTACATTGAGTTTTTTTATATCTTTATTATATTAAAATGAATTTCTTTAAAAGATAAATATAATAAATACATAATTTTATTAGATGAACCCGGTAACTTTTTACATCCTACTATAAGGTTCAAGTTAATTGAATTGTTTGAAAAAATTAGTTCTAGAGATAGAAAAATAATTTTTACATCACATAATTTAGAAATGTTTGGTTTTAATGTTGGTACAATTTTCAAGTTCAAAATAAGCGAAGATAATAAAATTCAAATCTTAAATCATTATAACACTATTGATTGAAGATATACAATGTTGGAGGATGTTATGAAAAATTTATATAATCATGAATATGATCAAAAATTTAGTAAAAACGATGAAATATTGATAGTTGAAGGATATACTGATAAAATAATTTATTCAAAAATTATTAAAAATGGAAAAATTAAAATTTTTGCAGGTTCTGGTAAAGGGAATGACAAAAATAAAAAATTATTAAAATATATTTCATACATGCTTGTTTATGATTTAAAGATTAATGTTTTAATTGATAATGATGATGATTCTTTTAATGATACTATAAATAAATATCAAAATTATTTTAATCCTGATATAGTTAATATTATATTATTGGATAAAAATTTTAAAGATGCAGAATATTTAGTAAAATTTATTACGGATGACTTTAAATATATTGATAACTCTTCTATATTATTAGAATTATCTAATTGTTTTGATAAAATAAAAAAATCAGAAAATAGAGAAGAAAAAGTTAAGAATAAACTTGATTTTGCAAATTTATTTGATAAAAACTTTGATGAAATTGAAAAATGTATTAATCAAAAAAAATTGGACTTATTTTTAAATACTCTTAAAAACGAAAAACATAACATTTCATAA
- a CDS encoding glucose PTS transporter subunit IIA, with protein MKIKVYAPISGYIDKIENIKDPVFAEKNLGDGVFIQPTDSILCSPLNNSKIELITDTKHALYFKNDDAVVLVHIGLETVSLNGLPFKVYKKQGDILKKDEEVLRVDWDLIDKKSLDRSTPVLIDVKDFKTYKIICNKIGKNVNKGDLLYEVEFEVVESSEKINKIILDKRESKYKSLALKYLLAIGGTKNQSNCHNCMTRLRFKIINKELVDEKVIKKIELTKGINWNGEELQIIIGGEVYKVKDECQKIIDRPNDELVEVKEIKKKVPFKQKIMGAITAIVFPTIPVLIGTGVISGIQSILVLSKVIVNPAVGQTPMDIDLFSALMYIMSKVGIELVGIVFLCSTVKYFKGDPWFAIWLGVALTSRYLFGGGWTLFTVFENPIVIKTYEGTVLPMICTGLMLVFMDRWVKKWMPTSVDIVFRPALVFLSVFIIMLFTVGPFFKIVEQLIAKFVILLGKIPFGIGMGIFAMLWQPLILTGTHVAVIAVITLPMQVGDPSAMYASCQIGIMGQIGAVIAVSIITKNKITKQAIFAALPGAIFGVTEPIVYGINLPKIKPFLYGCLGGLVGGTLAGILNVAQYRRTGLGIMSWLGFDIGWGTAFGIIANFVALFSALLITLVFYKDRKLEYIGIRDNNKKLYKIISKNFNLKESETKELKNKLINYYLEVKKVNSIYKNYEKNIITLQKLELRKQSIINKLEITKDKIYIKALKYEDKNLAKYNSFAKIYNDLKLDDKYDLLVKKIEEQNIIVNNNQNEVNNFNDKLINLYNRLIDSYNKKQNKILSNFSNNIWNSLNSINISYQILDYKEINYSNKEFINLKTKEELKNEKKISR; from the coding sequence ATGAAGATAAAAGTTTATGCACCAATATCTGGATATATTGATAAAATTGAAAATATTAAAGATCCAGTTTTTGCTGAAAAAAATCTAGGCGATGGAGTATTTATACAACCAACAGATAGTATATTGTGTTCACCACTTAATAATTCTAAGATAGAATTAATTACTGACACTAAGCATGCTTTATATTTTAAAAATGATGATGCTGTTGTTTTAGTGCATATTGGACTTGAAACTGTTTCTTTAAATGGACTTCCATTTAAAGTTTACAAAAAACAGGGTGATATCTTAAAAAAAGATGAAGAAGTACTAAGAGTTGATTGAGACTTAATTGATAAAAAAAGTTTAGATAGATCAACTCCAGTTTTAATCGATGTAAAAGATTTTAAAACTTATAAAATAATTTGTAACAAAATAGGAAAAAATGTTAATAAGGGTGATCTTTTATATGAAGTTGAATTTGAAGTTGTAGAATCTTCAGAAAAAATTAATAAAATAATATTAGATAAACGTGAAAGCAAGTACAAATCATTAGCCTTAAAATATTTACTAGCAATAGGTGGGACAAAAAATCAATCTAATTGTCACAATTGTATGACAAGACTTAGATTTAAGATAATTAATAAGGAATTAGTAGATGAAAAAGTAATTAAAAAAATTGAATTAACAAAAGGAATTAATTGAAATGGTGAAGAACTACAAATCATTATTGGTGGTGAAGTCTATAAGGTAAAAGATGAGTGTCAGAAGATAATTGACAGACCTAATGATGAATTAGTTGAAGTTAAGGAAATAAAGAAAAAAGTTCCATTTAAGCAAAAAATAATGGGAGCAATAACTGCTATAGTATTTCCTACTATACCGGTTCTTATTGGAACTGGTGTAATCAGCGGTATTCAATCCATTCTAGTGTTATCTAAAGTTATTGTTAATCCTGCTGTAGGGCAAACTCCTATGGATATAGATTTGTTCAGTGCGTTAATGTATATAATGTCTAAAGTTGGGATAGAACTTGTTGGTATAGTATTCTTGTGTAGTACCGTTAAGTACTTTAAGGGAGATCCGTGGTTTGCAATATGATTAGGTGTTGCATTAACTAGTAGATATTTATTTGGTGGTGGTTGGACGTTGTTTACAGTATTTGAAAATCCTATTGTAATAAAAACTTATGAAGGTACTGTACTACCAATGATTTGTACTGGCTTAATGCTTGTGTTTATGGATAGATGAGTAAAAAAATGAATGCCTACATCTGTTGATATTGTTTTCAGACCCGCATTAGTATTTTTAAGTGTTTTCATAATTATGTTATTTACTGTAGGACCTTTTTTCAAAATAGTTGAACAATTAATTGCAAAATTTGTAATACTATTGGGTAAAATACCATTTGGAATAGGTATGGGTATATTTGCTATGCTATGACAACCTTTAATATTGACAGGGACCCACGTTGCTGTAATTGCTGTAATTACACTACCTATGCAAGTTGGTGATCCATCAGCTATGTATGCTTCGTGTCAAATTGGTATAATGGGTCAAATAGGAGCAGTAATTGCAGTTTCAATAATTACAAAAAACAAAATTACTAAACAAGCTATTTTTGCAGCGTTGCCTGGTGCTATTTTTGGTGTAACAGAACCAATAGTTTATGGGATAAACCTTCCTAAAATTAAACCTTTTCTTTATGGTTGTTTAGGTGGTCTAGTAGGAGGAACTCTTGCAGGAATTCTAAATGTTGCGCAGTATAGAAGAACTGGATTAGGAATAATGTCTTGATTAGGGTTTGACATCGGTTGAGGAACTGCTTTTGGTATAATTGCAAACTTTGTAGCTTTATTTTCTGCACTTTTAATAACATTGGTGTTTTATAAAGACAGAAAACTTGAGTATATAGGAATAAGAGACAACAATAAAAAACTTTATAAAATAATATCTAAAAATTTCAATCTAAAAGAATCAGAAACAAAGGAATTAAAAAATAAATTAATTAATTATTATTTAGAAGTAAAAAAAGTTAATTCAATTTATAAAAACTACGAAAAAAATATTATTACTTTACAAAAATTAGAACTGAGAAAACAATCTATAATAAATAAGTTAGAAATTACCAAAGATAAAATTTATATAAAGGCTTTAAAATATGAAGATAAAAATCTTGCAAAATATAATAGTTTTGCAAAAATATATAATGATTTAAAATTAGATGATAAATATGATTTGTTAGTTAAAAAAATTGAAGAACAGAATATAATTGTAAATAATAATCAAAATGAAGTCAATAATTTCAATGATAAATTAATAAACTTATACAATCGATTAATTGATAGTTATAACAAAAAACAAAATAAAATATTGTCAAACTTTTCAAATAATATATGAAATAGTTTAAATTCTATTAATATTTCTTACCAAATCCTAGATTATAAAGAAATAAATTACTCAAATAAAGAATTTATTAATTTAAAAACAAAGGAGGAATTAAAAAATGAAAAAAAAATTTCCAGATAA
- a CDS encoding DUF4238 domain-containing protein → MSNSKVNQHFLPKFYIKKWANNNIINYYNIKNNSYENYNIKERNKDPFLEKEFYEGTIYEFNKIENILSNMENSCSLVLSDIIEKFGKFQTIRITRKEIMLIKLFLALQWYRNKSSLIKKNNLDGDYLFNETFKNLNPEENKISMLNDIVLLYENYYLKIIRGDFEIYKLFNEDESYNSFSIRYHIKFLFKETYLNFIKLDNINDNFILNDHISVHIADNITSTPIIEFMPITPKLCITLNKTTALDCIPDTCIADYITRKNNPWGFYLLDTYFPEIFSKRNHRVNYIQKHKFNIKDLFIYDIKFFNSEQVKLINSLIYSQSILDVIFINKDDIKNAKVMIEKLNIQRIEEINR, encoded by the coding sequence ATGTCTAATTCTAAAGTTAATCAACATTTTTTACCAAAATTTTATATTAAAAAATGAGCAAATAATAATATAATTAATTACTATAATATAAAAAATAACAGTTATGAAAATTATAATATAAAAGAAAGAAATAAGGACCCATTTTTAGAAAAAGAGTTTTATGAGGGAACAATTTACGAATTCAACAAAATAGAAAATATTCTTTCAAATATGGAAAATTCCTGTTCATTAGTTTTAAGTGATATTATAGAAAAATTTGGAAAATTTCAAACTATCAGAATAACCAGAAAAGAAATTATGTTAATAAAGCTCTTTCTTGCATTACAATGATATAGAAATAAAAGTAGTCTTATCAAAAAAAATAATTTAGATGGTGATTACTTATTTAATGAAACATTTAAAAATTTAAATCCAGAAGAAAATAAAATTTCTATGCTTAATGATATAGTCTTGTTATATGAAAATTATTATTTAAAGATAATTAGAGGTGATTTTGAAATATACAAGCTATTTAATGAAGATGAATCTTACAACTCGTTTTCAATTAGATATCACATCAAATTTCTTTTTAAAGAAACTTATTTGAATTTTATTAAATTAGATAACATAAATGATAACTTTATTTTAAATGATCATATTTCAGTTCATATTGCCGATAATATAACAAGTACTCCAATAATCGAATTTATGCCTATAACCCCAAAACTTTGTATTACTCTAAACAAAACTACAGCATTAGATTGTATACCTGACACTTGTATTGCGGATTATATTACAAGAAAAAATAATCCGTGAGGTTTTTATCTTCTAGATACTTATTTCCCAGAAATATTTAGTAAGAGAAACCACAGAGTTAATTATATTCAGAAACATAAATTTAATATTAAAGACTTGTTTATTTATGATATAAAATTTTTTAATTCTGAGCAAGTTAAATTAATCAACAGTCTTATTTACTCTCAAAGTATTTTAGATGTAATATTTATTAATAAAGACGATATAAAAAATGCAAAAGTTATGATAGAAAAACTTAATATCCAAAGAATCGAGGAAATAAATAGATAA
- a CDS encoding IS3 family transposase, which translates to MKFDEIYKHINLYINWYNNKRIQKVLNWKTPARDSAII; encoded by the coding sequence ATGAAATTTGATGAAATATACAAACACATAAATTTGTATATTAATTGGTACAATAACAAAAGAATACAAAAAGTTTTAAATTGAAAAACGCCAGCCAGAGATAGCGCTATTATTTAA
- a CDS encoding IS3 family transposase, whose amino-acid sequence MKRWGFIIKTRVKKRKQELKNTKVKFLDLVKRNYNPEKDNIIATDVSYIPGLVEGNNYYLFAAISHKTKKIESWCLSKRNNTQLVVDTLKKFNKTKFILHSDHGTQYSSYEVRGLVKKMDCKISMSRIGNSLDNREIEYFFSCLKG is encoded by the coding sequence TTGAAAAGATGAGGTTTTATAATTAAAACAAGAGTTAAAAAACGTAAACAAGAATTAAAAAATACTAAAGTTAAGTTTCTTGATTTAGTTAAACGTAATTATAATCCGGAAAAAGACAACATAATAGCGACAGATGTTTCTTATATTCCTGGGTTGGTTGAAGGAAACAATTATTATTTATTTGCAGCCATTAGCCATAAGACTAAAAAAATTGAGTCATGATGTTTATCTAAAAGAAATAATACACAATTAGTTGTAGACACATTAAAAAAATTTAATAAAACTAAATTCATATTGCATTCTGATCATGGAACACAATACTCAAGCTATGAAGTAAGAGGTTTAGTAAAAAAAATGGATTGTAAAATATCAATGAGTAGAATAGGTAATTCACTAGACAACAGAGAAATTGAGTATTTTTTTAGTTGTTTAAAAGGATAA
- a CDS encoding AAA family ATPase produces MIKWFLYRIESFNNNDKNLINKENNDVLLHFLKNSQKKFKNLGIKILSFFHLECLNFNILTTFFNNIEIDDIDYFKSKFVSSILERLRNIDKYIDVTEYYSDIFDCLISLKLNLNVEKIKHLYFILNIYKSCSENGDLYLKSTELMKLLDDTYLKDVRNLITDCIENNYIKKVSTNSNKIKYYPYIYYLYEYEISKKIKQILKQEHINLFKNDWEYYAKNFNIANLNILTEEQVEVLKSYIKNKIIIINGRAGTGKTTVIKSIVDLTKKVNPSCEIKLCALSGMAASNIKTKIGDEYNINSLTLYLFLFLMKQCLIYFFINLPYKNSLYIDYIRNFLFKLYT; encoded by the coding sequence TTGATCAAGTGATTTTTATATCGAATTGAGTCATTTAATAATAATGATAAAAACTTAATTAATAAAGAGAATAATGATGTTTTACTGCACTTTTTAAAAAACTCTCAAAAAAAATTCAAAAATTTAGGCATTAAGATCCTATCTTTTTTTCATCTTGAATGTCTAAATTTTAATATTCTGACTACTTTTTTTAATAATATTGAAATAGATGATATAGATTATTTTAAAAGTAAATTTGTAAGTTCTATTTTAGAAAGATTAAGAAATATTGATAAATATATTGATGTAACTGAATATTATAGTGATATATTTGATTGTTTAATATCTTTAAAATTAAATCTTAATGTTGAAAAAATAAAACATTTATATTTTATTCTAAATATTTATAAAAGCTGCAGTGAAAATGGGGATCTTTACCTAAAAAGTACTGAGTTAATGAAATTATTAGATGATACATATTTAAAAGATGTTAGAAATTTAATTACTGATTGTATTGAAAACAATTATATTAAAAAAGTATCTACTAATTCTAATAAGATCAAATACTATCCTTATATATACTATCTATATGAATATGAGATATCTAAAAAAATAAAACAAATATTAAAACAAGAACATATAAATTTATTTAAAAATGATTGAGAATATTATGCAAAAAATTTTAATATCGCTAATTTAAATATATTAACTGAAGAGCAAGTAGAAGTATTAAAAAGTTATATTAAAAATAAAATAATTATTATTAATGGAAGAGCAGGAACAGGCAAAACAACTGTTATTAAAAGCATTGTAGATTTAACTAAAAAAGTAAATCCCAGTTGTGAAATAAAATTATGTGCATTATCAGGTATGGCTGCAAGTAACATAAAGACAAAAATAGGTGATGAATATAATATTAATTCATTAACGTTATATTTATTTTTGTTTCTAATGAAACAATGTTTGATTTATTTCTTTATAAATTTGCCATATAAAAATTCTCTATATATAGATTATATTAGAAATTTTTTATTCAAACTCTATACATAG